Proteins encoded by one window of Dermochelys coriacea isolate rDerCor1 chromosome 13, rDerCor1.pri.v4, whole genome shotgun sequence:
- the EMILIN3 gene encoding EMILIN-3, whose amino-acid sequence MGRKNMSRTSGNSLSWVFSYLCLGTLVSLTDAKGTYYHHPAPVSYSNRYNLYTSGSSPQLSPGKPMGKHKSYCAYVVQRNVTCTLQDGVESYVKAEYHKCSWGPKCPGKVLYRTFYRPKYKIGYKTVTELAWRCCPGLMGEGCHDSPTDQPGLLPQRPSPKIPPGHKMFPGPRVPPHPQIHPEPFPGPKKNHYGRKIPGIFGDRLDRLEEEVRRLSQSYDSLHNVVSGLGDHLRLAIQEDTNKMIGSLMNSPSVPDSTVGFGVIPDGIVDVADKADIATYPPVGEILAKVSEVSDVLKTRTDLLNEVHGLVLDHDGQIKHLLESARPSPLTSIDMLEEYMDTRLSHLRAELLDGFEKKLVKIQSTCDFRIKEVQQQCEEEKAANLRLQQTLDGKELEIKKEISQLETQIQGLTVVESCCGNLNYLTERMDILEKGLHSISESQKNLHSQLNGELSTVTLGSLVEGRFEDLEARLNATERETGSCCSSLEDSMMGLVGSELDGVRTLFEDKMRTLEDRFVSIVGELSNVSTPAGLDGAMMPLLEGELANMRKQTDERLEVLQSQLTTLESTCLLGCASTSKDVETFQTEIEDCQSKNQDLLLRMDSNNDFLRKLNATILEIQRRIEEEAAGSLQGEITLLKINLNTVSKSLTGLKDSVSQYSNTVMHVNSSLDEHERKVEDEVHSIQEKVSDQGSQLIFSNKRVLNLKGDLERLKARIVNDLSNCKNAAHDLQKEVAQFDSRVAHVENMCGGVGAMTGSLDIIRDELEKHTGSLWGYMDHMNGTLAIHSQEITVLKDNLLDCQAKVTELAEQVTRLEGTSEGKQH is encoded by the exons atGGGCAGAAAGAACATGAGCAGGACAAGTGGAAACTCTCTCTCCTGGGTTTTCTCCTACCTCTGCCTGGGGACGTTGGTTTCTCTGACGGATGCCAAAGGGACCTATTACCACCACCCCGCCCCTGTCTCTTACAGTAACCGATACAATCTTTACACCTCCGGATCGAGCCCGCAGCTCAGCCCCGGGAAGCCCATGGGGAAGCACAA GAGCTACTGTGCGTATGTGGTGCAGAGAAATGTGACATGCACCCTGCAGGATGGGGTGGAGAGCTACGTGAAGGCAGAGTATCACAAGTGCAGCTGGGGGCCCAAGTGCCCTGGGAAAGTCCT gtaCCGCACCTTCTACAGACCCAAGTACAAGATTGGCTACAAGACAGTGACTGAGCTGGCATGGAGGTGCTGCCCAGGACTCATGGGAGAAGGGTGTCATGACAGCCCTACCGATCAACCAGGCCTGCTGCCCCAGCGCCCCAGCCCTAAGATTCCTCCTGGTCATAAGATGTTTCCAGGTCCTAGagttcctccccatccccaaatccaCCCTGAGCCATTTCCAGGTCCAAAGAAGAACCACTATG GCAGGAAGATACCTGGTATCTTTGGGGACAGGCTGGATCGGCTGGAAGAGGAGGTAAGGCGCCTCTCGCAGTCCTACGACAGCCTGCACAATGTGGTGAGCGGGCTGGGTGACCACCTGCGTCTGGCCATCCAAGAGGACACCAACAAGATGATCGGGTCCCTAATGAACAGCCCAAGTGTGCCTGACTCAACGGTGGGCTTTGGGGTCATTCCTGACGGGATTGTGGATGTGGCTGACAAAGCAGACATCGCCACCTATCCACCTGTGGGTGAGATCCTGGCCAAGGTGAGTGAGGTGAGTGATGTGCTGAAGACCAGGACAGATTTGCTCAATGAGGTGCATGGCCTGGTCCTGGACCATGATGGGCAGATCAAACACCTGCTGGAGTCAGCTAGGCCATCACCCCTCACCTCCATCGACATGTTGGAGGAGTACATGGACACCCGGCTGAGCCACCTGCGAGCAGAGCTGCTGGATGGCTTTGAGAAGAAGCTGGTGAAAATCCAGAGCACATGTGACTTCAGGATCAAGGAGGTGCAACAGCAGTGTGAGGAGGAGAAAGCTGCCAACTTGCGGCTACAGCAGACCCTGGACGGCAAGGAACTGGAAATCAAGAAGGAGATCTCCCAGCTGGAGACCCAGATCCAAGGGTTGACTGTGGTGGAGAGCTGCTGCGGCAACCTGAACTACCTCACCGAGCGCATGGACATCCTGGAGAAGGGCCTACACAGCATCTCCGAGTCCCAGAAGAACCTGCACTCGCAGCTCAATGGTGAGCTCTCCACTGTCACCCTGGGGAGCCTTGTTGAAGGGCGCTTCGAGGACCTGGAGGCGAGGCTCAAtgctacagagagagagactggcagctgctgctccagcttgGAGGACAGCATGATGGGCCTGGTGGGGTCAGAGTTGGATGGTGTGAGGACCTTGTTTGAGGACAAAATGAGGACCTTGGAGGACAGGTTCGTGAGCATTGTGGGGGAGCTGAGCAATGTCAGCACCCCAGCAGGCCTGGATGGAGCCATGATGCCCTTGCTGGAGGGAGAGCTTGCCAACATGAGGAAGCAGACAGATGAGAGACTGGAGGTGCTGCAGAGCCAGCTCACCACCCTGGAGAGCACCTGCTTACTGGGCTGTGCCTCTACTTCCAAAGATGTGGAGACCTTCCAGACAGAAATTGAGGACTGCCAGAGCAAGAACCAGGATCTGCTGCTCAGAATGGACAGTAACAATGACTTCCTGCGCAAGCTGAACGCCACCATCCTGGAGATCCAGAGGCGGATTGAGGAGGAGGCAGCCGGCTCCCTGCAAGGTGAGATCACCCTGCTTAAGATCAACCTGAATACTGTGAGCAAGTCACTGACAGGGCTCAAGGACTCCGTCTCCCAGTACTCCAACACCGTGATGCACGTCAACTCTTCACTGGACGAACACGAGCGCAAGGTAGAGGACGAGGTGCACTCCATTCAGGAGAAGGTCAGCGACCAAGGCTCGCAGCTCATCTTCAGCAACAAGCGTGTCCTTAACCTGAAAGGCGACCTGGAGAGACTCAAAGCCAGGATCGTGAATGACCTAAGCAACTGCAAGAACGCCGCACACGACCTGCAGAAGGAGGTGGCCCAGTTCGACAGCCGTGTAGCTCATGTGGAAAACATGTGCGGCGGGGTTGGTGCCATGACGGGGAGCCTGGACATCATCCGCGATGAGCTGGAGAAGCACACAGGCAGTCTATGGGGATACATGGACCATATGAACGGGACATTGGCCATCCACTCTCAGGAAATAACTGTACTGAAGGACAACTTGCTGGATTGCCAGGCCAAAGTGACAGAGCTGGCTGAACAGGTCACCCgcttggaaggcacttcagagggGAAGCAGCATTAG